AGGAGACAGAGGAAGACGAAGAAGTAAGTTCGTCTTATTTAGGAGGCCTGCACCAAATGGTGTAAAACGCAGCAAACATTATATCGTAAAAACGCCTCATAGTTCACAAGCTATCCTCAACACTAAACaacattcaatttcatacacGTTATCCCGAAATCAAGCAGTTATTGTAGAGTATACCGAGGATGAAGGGACCGATATGTTTCAGGTGAGCATAcagttgaatatttttcaagctaTTCAAGCACATTTGCCTTGCctcatttataaattgtagGTCGGACGATCCTCCGAATCTCCAATTGATTTCGTAGTTATGGACACATGTGCAGGAGGTAGCGACGGGTCGAACGAAGGACGCGTTGCTCAGAGTACAATCAGCAGGTTTGCTTGTCGAATTCTAGCCGACCGTGCGGATCCTAGAATCGCAAGAATATATGCAGCAGGTTTTGATAGTTCAAGGAATATCTTCTTAGGGGTTAGTGTCCTTATTACACTATTATAGTTGGCCTTTGTTTCACTCTGCTTATAATGAATAACGTTGCACTTTTCACTACAGGAAAAAGCTACAAAATGGCAAGAAAATCGTGAGATCGATGGACTTACTACGAACGGCGTATTGATAATGCACCCGCGAGGTCAGTTTTGCGGTGGCGAAGCACAATGTGGTTTCTGGAGAGAAGTTAGTGTGGGAGGTGGAGTATTTTCGTTAAGAGAAAGTCGAAGTGCTCAACAAAAAGGAAATGTCGTGGaggatgaaaataatattttgcaagatGGAACGCTTATCGACCTGTGCGGTGCTACACTGCTTTGGAGATCGGCTGAAGGACTTGCTAAGTCTCcggtaaaaatataaagcgctttgaatattcaaattaGATTGCCAGATATATACcgtttatttaatacgatCGTTTGCAATCATTATAGACGAAACATGACTTGGAGGAATTAGTTGACGCCATAAACGCCGGAAGACCACAATGTCCAGTGGGTCTAAATACATTAGTCATACCACGTAAAGCAGCTGCAGACTCGACTCAACAACAGCCATACGTTTACTTGAAATGCGGTCACGTACAAGGTCACCATGACTGGGGCCAAGAAAAGGACAAAGCTACGAGAAGATGTCCGATGTGTTTAGTAGCCGGTTCGGTAGTCAAACTTTCTATGGGAATAGAACCTGCATTTTATGTCGATTGTGGCCCACCTACTTACGCATTTAGGCCTTGTGGACATATGGCTACAGAGAAAACTGTCAAGTCGGTATATTCGTCTTGTCGATCTTATTTACTCGTGTCTAGAATGGATTATATTAGTCATAcctgttatatatttaatcttgtTATAGGTATTGGGAAAAAGTAGCGATACCGCATGGTACAAATGGTTATATCGCAATTTGTCCGTTTTGCGCAGTCCCCCTTGAAGGAACCCCAGGATACGTGAAACTCATTTTTCAAGATAATGTAGATTGAGGTTCATTTACTATACGGTCGTGAGTATTTGTAGAGATCATTAACTTCTTATAAAGTGCaaggattattaaaattaatgaaatgtaaataatcTTAATACAAGTATATAAACAAAGTTCTGTTTCTCTTCCTTGATATGAATTTaagcaaaattttatatgtacaaataGCTCcacgataattattaagtaaatggCTCTTGAAATAAACATCCCTTCTTATACAgtattattcatatatatattaattttctaaatgcaCTGTCGAATTACTAGTTTAAGTTAACAATGTACATTTCCAAAACAgatcacttttattttataccatTATAAAAAGAAGCGTTTGTCctctttttgtaaattattaagaaaaacattgttattgttatttatatttgttttctaattattcgTATTCTCTCGTTTCGTACCTACtacttttgaaataaatagtcCATTCAAAGATTTACTCCATCatgattttctttcttttttttttaattttttatattataattggtACATGTTTGTGTAATAATGCGGTTTCAACAAGAATTACCGAAACGtatatattttcgaatatattttcattttacgccCATATATAATTATCGCATAAGtaatcatattataaatatgcaaCATCTCCTAATTACGTGGAATTACATTTCATTCTATTCTTATGTACACGAAATAATAACTAGATTTAAAAGTATATTGTATCAAGAGCAAATGTAGAATAAgggtattaatatattgatatctAGTAAATTCAATCCTGTTCTTATGTTAACAGGAATGTGCTTAGTTTTACATAAAAGATATCTCGGAATATTGgtgttttcttttctccttGAATAAGATGTGACTgacaatgttaaaaaattcagtttcctttaagaaaaaattattcatattcagTGAGACcgtgttttttgtttttacatGTACTGTGCACAAGTAAGCACGTGTGACTTTTAATATGAAGAAAAAATGATTGagcataattatattaatgtcaACTGATTTTATCTTTTTCGATCATTAGATCCGCTACGGCGAGACCGAGATCGTCGGTTACGGCTACTACTGCGCGAACGTTTAGATCTGAAACAATTCAAGTGTATAATCATTGAATGATGTTGAATGGAtcataaaactatttttttcgCATAACCATGTTCCATTAACATCGACTTACCTCTTTCCACGACTGCGGCTGCGAGATCGTGACTTTCTcctatctctgtctctgcGTTCACGATCACGATCGCGGTCTCGATCACGCTCGCGGTCGCGATCCCTTTCACGATCACGGTCGCGTTCGCGATCACGATCACGGTCGCGATCACGTTCACGGTCACGGTCACGGTCGCGTTCTCGATCACGCTCGCGATCCTTTTCTCTGTAACCCAATCCTCCGCGTCGATCAGATCTATCGCGATCTCTGTCGCGGTCATCTCTATCCCTGTCTCTTCGTCTATCTAACAACGACTCGCGTTTCTCTTTACGTCTTTCTTCTACGGTTTTCTGAAGTTCTGccaatttttcacgaatcttGATGAAACCCAAATGAAGTTTCCCACCAAAATGGTCAGCAAGTCGTCTGTCGTTATCGTGAATGCCAAGATATGCGCTGCATACTTCGCATACCCTCAATTTTTGTTGTTGGTAACTGGATGCCGGCATGCTATTGCGGTATTCTTGCTCAGcttcgttcttcttttttcgcaACTCGTCTATCTCACCCATAAGCTTCATGGATTCCTCCACGAAACCTTCTTCTCCGAGCTGCTCAGCCTTGGCCAATTTTTTACCGATTTCTTCTGCGAGAACGTGAACGTTATTTGCTTTCGCTGCAACCTCAGCACTAAGCTCTTCTTGAGTTTCTGCTAATCGTTGTTTCGCTTGCTCTGTACGACGATCACAATCggcaataaaattctgtagGTGTTCCATGGCCTTGAAACGAAACAGAAACATTTGATTAGAGTACGGTGTGTATTAATGTCCTAAATTACTTTGACGTTACTATACAAGTCTGATACTCACATCGATGTCATAAAAATGGTCTTTCTTCTTTTGCGCGGCTTCATAGTCCGCCCGTAGGGCCAAGTCGTGAATCTGGGGGCATTCTCCCAGGTCCATGCGCTGCGATTTACAAATCATGCGTTaggttttatgtattttataaccGAGAGCCttattctttttgtttatGTAATCCCTCCCAAGTTGTTCTATGAGATCTTATTGCATCTTAATTCGCTCTTCATAACAGATAACATAGTTAATACTTGACAATtacacaaataatttttgttatgcGCAGTAACAATAACAGAAGTTAAAAACCCTACTTTTACAAAAAAGTGTTATGGTCTAAAGATATTTTCAATACATGAATGTACAAATGGTTGCTCTTCTAGTAGGTACTATAcatagataatatatatagatatatgcACAAAATATAtggatatatatgtatatgtatacatatatatgcaCATACATGTATATCTACGTATGCATGTATCAACTAATATCTCAATTACTTTTGTTTTGTTTCTTGTTTTTATCTTTCGGACAaagtaaaaatgcaattttacagataaatattttgttatgttcACTTACAGAGTGGTAACACCTCTCCGCCTGACACGACAATGCGATGACAATGAAGCTACAATCAGCACACACCTTAAGTTCATATGTTCAATGTCTATGAAACAACTTACAGcctaatagtttattatactattttagaTAGAACTCGAATTGTCTTAAATGAATCAATTCTAAATGATTTAGAAACTGAGTTCAATACGTACATCCAATGTTGaaggaaatttttttaacagaacTGGCATGCTGTACAATTCTGCCTAATATTCTCACTGATAttcttttgttctttttttatctttctccCCCTCATTCtctttcactttattttttttctttcgatctGCTTTCATGCCACTTCTCAAGTTCATTCTTGGGCATGTTAATCAGTTTGCAAATTGCCAAAATAGATTTATGATTCTGAATTTTCCTTGTTGGTTGTCGGACGTGTTTTTTCATCTCTTTCAACAAAAACCGAGGTAGCACTGATTTAATCTAAGCATCAAGTTCTCTTTCGTTTACAATAAAACTACACATCTCTTTGGGGATCTCCCTAATGTTGTATGCTTCAAGCAGAAAAACCGAAACCGAAGAACTGGAACGAGTTTTACGTCTGTCCTGAAATACCGCTAGAGACACTAACATGATCTCTATCAATCGTTTTTGTTATTGGGGACAATATTTGCTTGAAATATTATGTCGCCAGTCTGAAATTCTCGTAAAGCTACGCGTGATATCTCTTTAAAAGACTAATCCAAATTTCATAGCGTATTAATGAATCAAGGAACGATTGAACAAAAAGTGTTATTGAGACGAAATGGAAGAATTTCCAAGATTCGAacgtgaaaatgtttttcgttgGCAATTCGCATGGTCTTACTTACAGATTACTGCTTCATTTCCTGTACCCGTTACATCTCGTATCCCGAGAGgatgaatataatttcaaatgtaAACTTGATTTCTACCTGCCGTAAACGGCAATATTAGTAATTGGCGACAATAAGAGATATCGTCGTCTTGAATCAGCAATGGCGCTACTCACCAACATTAATCAGGCCATTCAGGGGTCTCGGAATTAATATTCGGCACTCAGCCTCGCCACCGTGGTTACCGGTAGAGGGGCTGAGGTGACCGTCCGCCTTAATCTCAATCGAATTAACACCTAGTACTTGAATTATGTTAAGGTAATcaaattgtagaattgtaatACGTACGTCCTCTTCGCTTTCAGTACTTACAGTAACGCGCATGTGAGAGCGACAAGACAACACGACATATGAGCGGACAATACTCGCAACAATATTGTACAATGGATCAGATTGGAATTGCTTTTTTCCAGAGACTCTGGAAATAGAACTGTAGGTACATTGACATTAGTGAACCTGTGTATAGGTCATTCTCGCGAGTATTTGCCAGAagtatttttcgtttctttttccaaaagtttctttacttttttacttgcatttcttttttcatttctttcaattaatcGAGAATACactttacattattttatattattttaggcGTTTGTTGTCAATTCTTTTGTGGACACCTAcatgaaaaaatgtaaaagggTGCTTGCTAACTATAAaagatacttttatttaataaaataattatgttttctgaaataaaatattgagacTTGACAGTACATAATTtccttataatttaatattttcacaatggacagaaattgattttctttaacattattgctatcttattttaatatcagaCTAGGATTTAGTAaactaaaaacattttatctttttagaTACCGAGGAAGAGCTATATAAGACATTAATTTGAGATTTAACAAACACCCTTTGGACCAATTCGCACAAGATGACAAAGAAATGCGCGAAGCAGTATTACTGTGAAATGTATACTCCCATTTAGTTAGAGTATTTCTACTAAAATCTTATGGTTGTAATATCTGTGCTTTCCTGCGAGTATTATTCTTTCGTAATCGTATTAAGGTCTTTACTTGGAGAGTAGTTTGAAGTACAGCATCTTCCTTAATAATGTCAGGGAAAAAGTGGAAGTCTTTCATAAGTTAATGCTGTATAAGACATTTGATAAAGCTTCTATCGTGCATGTAGGTACACACTTCTTCTTGAAATTTTGATATATGATTAAATAGTCGATTCCACTTTTTCCCTCTTTTATGAGAATCTAAGGGATGATTCCATGTTGTTATCATAATATGCTGCCCCGTGTTGCACTTCAACGCCTATCTAGTGGGAATTGATCGGAATCAATTCTTGAAGCACAGTACGCAAACATCATCCTATTGTATGCAAATTGCAAAACTGATTCTTATTAGCTAGTATTCTGTGTAATCTGAGGATCTGATTAAACCAATCAATTGTGACAAAAAAGCACTATGCACAACGTATCATTgctgaattgaaaattaatttctactttcaatagaaaaaatatgcAGAAAAAGTATGGTTGCTCATATGTTATTTTGTGttcattatttaaagaaatctatACCTTccaaaaaaatatgaaactgtTGTTACACgattcaaaatgaaattataaaatgggCAATCACTACAGACAGTCATAGGACAGACTTAGTGATCAAGAAATCTAAAAAGCTTAAGTTAATCTAATAACAGCATCAGAAAAACAAGCAGATGAGCTTGCTAATCAAATTAAAGCATTTGAATCGTCTAACTAAACAAGAAAATAGGAacatagaaataaaaggaaatatcAGATTGCATTTGCGTTAATGccgagaaatattaaaagtttatgaaaaattctctACGACAGCGCATAGTGCCAATGGTATATCACCCGTATTCCAATATGTGATAATATCGTATTACACTCACCGTTGACGACAAGATTTCATGTGGACAGCACGCCAACAAAAAACTCTTGCACACCTTTGGATCGGAGTACTTCActtgaaatttgttattttcacctgaaaatataaaatacgcaTCAACAACAATGCCACATAACTAAATGTGCAGTTCATGTATTGACGAAGGTGTAGGCCACCATCTTGTATTTTTGTGGTAGATTTTAGACGATTGTAAATAACAGTATTGCAAGGAACGAGTTTCCTCTCCTTGCAAACGAGTAATACGTACCATTCCTCCCTGTGCCCATTAATTGGTCAAGCATAGCTCGCATTTGATCGTGAGCCGTCATTTTCCCGAGAAAGTTCAACAATCTCGATGCACTGTCAAAAATGGGGGAGAGCAATCAGCCACGCCGCCAGCCTTCGAGTTTCGACTTATCACCCGAATCGTATTTATCGATCAGAGTATCGTCGGAAACTGATCGTGTGCGCACTGCTCGGTTAGGAAAACATGGAAAACTTCCAAGCTATGGTAACGCTACGACCAATCACTTTGTAGATCTCGTGAACGCATACGAAATTCGAAGATCATTGGCTGATCCTTCTTTCaggaattttattaagttatacAAAACGtgattgttatattatacatctATGTTGTGTGCGTTATCCCAATTACCGTAGAAAGTTGCAGAGTTCAACCGTTAGTTTACAGACCATCTCTGtctttataacaataagaagattaattacaattcttaaataatattaagaaaattgttgtgaAACGTAGCATCTTTTCCTTAACGAAACTTTTACACATGTTCTGCTCTATAAGCATCGTTTcgtaaaaaaagtaaattcaCCAGACCTACTGAAAAATGAAGTAAACAAAGATTTTGTTAGTAAAggattaagaaatttttacaaaatagaaaatatgtattGCTAAGTTGGTAACAATTGATAATACAAGCGCATACAATAGTCACTAGGCTTCCCGCGCTAACTGAATACTGTACGGTTGGTTGAGAAGTTCAAGGATCTTTCACgtacaattataattctaattatttatgcgGTTGCAGTTTTTTAACTACATAACCCAACAAAATTCTACAGCAAGGCAAAACAGGTGAAAATGCGGCTTAACGCACTACattgtatatctatatacacaATTGCATAGAATTATTATCTCCACGTATTTTGTGTCTGTAACACAATGTTCTTACAAAACGAAATGCTTGAACGGCCTTTCTGTGAATGTATAGCTACgtattatttgtatatgtatTGCAAATCTAGGGAATTAAATTAGGTATTTaggatatatacatatatttagtGTTCTAGTGACCTTAGTGCGCGTGTGTAATACGCGCCGGGGGTGGTTAGTCGATGGAACGGTGTGCGAACGTGAAAAATTCCGATTTCGGCTGTTTTCTTTGATATCCGTTGTGTGAACTATATCGAAACGGACAATAACcgtattcttttttttttatcaaacaatttcttgcGAAACAACTATTGCGATAGGAGGGAAGCACAAGAGTACCCATCATACGACTGCAGCGTACGATACGCACGCGGTGTCTAAAAATGGCGAAGCTGTTTCGCACGGTGACAGTATCGACTTTGTCAAACAATGGACAGTCAACACCGTCATATAACAAGCCGGTTACTCTCAGTATCAACTATGATCCGCAAGGACTCAGTATGGAGTTTCTCGCAGGTACCAATTTAtctataaatcattttttatgaaTCGCGTCAGCGTCGTCCCCGAATAATCAACATAACCACACTCCAATGATCGTTTTAAGCTTTCTTCCTCCGATAAACTTTAAATGTTGTATGAGTCTGTGCCTCTTATAATTCCGATCAAAAGGTTGGAAACGAcgttttccaaatttttaaattgtgtttTTTTTGGTATACGTGTAACGTATGGTTTTGCACTATCATCAgtcgttaataaaaaaaagtacgATTTACTTGagatttcattttttgttGTTATTAGTCGTTCGAAATACTACATGCACGATCTTTTTTCAAAGGGCACAGTCTTAGAATCTTTTTGTCCGTTTTTAGAGTCACATTAGGtcacaataacaattaatgaaatatcttCTTTGTTATAATAGCTGATCAAAATGGgagagataaaataacattgttgGAGTTTCCAGTGACTCCTAGCACTGAATGTTCTAGAGTATCATCGAGAAGTTATGTATTCACATTAGAAACAGATAGTATACTTATAACTCTTGCCAATGAAACAGGTGagttaattcgattaattacaCTTATTGCAGGCTATTAACTCCATCATTACTTTCACAGATTTTCGAAACTTTCattcacaaatattaaaacttaaaaatgGCAAAGGTGTGTCTGCATTTAATGAAAGAACAGAAGAGTCCTCGGCGATGCAGTACTTTCAGTTTTATGGTTACCTTTCACAACAACAAAACATGATGCAGGATTACATTAGAACCAGTACATACCAACGTGCAATCCTTGGAAATTTGTCAGACTTTAAAGATAAAGTAGTGCTAGATGTAGGAGCAGGTTCTGGAATATTGTCGTTCTTTGCGGTTCAAGCTGGTGCGAAAAAAGTATACGCCGTAGAAGCGAGTAATATGGCAAATCACGCAGAATTACTGGTCGCTGCAAACAATTTATCAGATAAAATTATCGTCATAGCTGGTAAAATAGAGGAAATCGAATTACCCGAACTAGTAGACTGTATAGTCAGTGAGCCTATGGGTTACATGTTATACAATGAAAGAATGCTTGAAACTTATCTTCATGCAAAAAAATGGTTACAACCaggtaaatatttacatattacgcttacatttaattttcttttctgttcctacctatatattaattaaattacattcatACAGGTGGGAGAATGTTTCCTTTGCGCGGCGATCTTCACATCGCACCGTTTTCCGACGAGAATCTTTACATGGAGCAATTCAATAAGGCTAATTTTTGGTATCAGACGTGTTTCCATGGTGTAGATCTATCCGCAATGAGGAATAACGCGATTAAAGAATACTTTAGACAACCAATCGTTGATACCTTTGATATAAGAATTTGTATGGCCAAGTCTATCAGACATATAGTAGACTTCCAAACCGCTAATGAGACTGACTTACATAGAATAGGTGAAGATTCgtatatttctgttatatgTCTGAGCTTTTGTAAGATTTTAACGAGTTACGAATGTTGATCCatgtttcgtttcgttatACGCAGAAATCGATGTTGATTTTCATATATTGGAAAGTGGCACGTGTCATGGTCTTGCATTCTGGTTCGACGTAGCATTTATTGGATCGACGCAACAAGTTTGGTTAAGTACGGCTCCCACAGAACCCCTTACGCACTGGTACCAAGTGCGTTGCCTTCTAGAGAATCCGTTATTCTGTAAAAGTGGTCAACTACTGTCCGGGAAGGTCATTCTTATAGCGAATAAAAGgtgaaattcattaataataaatggcaGCTTCTAAATACAATGACTCACAAAAATGTATGAATTGCAGACAATCCTATGATGTGACAATAGACTTGAAGCTAGAAGGTACAAACATGGAAAGCAGTAGTAATACATTGGATTTGAAGAATCCATACTTTAGATATACAGGTGCAGCTGCACAGCCCCCTCCaggtttaaataatacatcgcCTAGCGAATCTTATTGGACAACTTTGGATGCGCAAGGCGCTAGACAAGCTGTCAATATGGTTAACGGAATGTCTGTTAACGGTCTGGGTGAAGTTTCCATGGACGCAACTGCGGTTAATCCTGGCAATTTACTTGCAATTGGTAAAACCGTAAATCCGACACAGATTTTCTGAAAATGGATAATCTTATTACTCATTTGACGGTTTTTGTCCAGGAGGTCAACCAAATATTCATCCCGGTTCGATTTCGAGCACTGGACGGGGGCGGGTGAGTGGTACAGCGACGAGTACACAAGCAGCACAATTGATAGGCGGCGGAATCACTCCAAACATGTTCACATCCCCCGCTACGGTAAGTCCTTAATGAACACGACTTCAATTACCAGCGAGCTAATTACCCCAAAGTATTTTACTGGTTTAAAGAGCATTGATTCACGCGACCGGTGGAATTGTATAGCCGCGGTGGTACCTATGCCATGTACGTTTCCCTTTAAACATAATAGCTCGCTAAACATTCAAAACACTCCCATTATACGTTAATGTGCGAAAGGATACTAAAGTGTACGCCTGCCTGCGTGGTCTTTCGCGCTACAGCTTGGTGTTACTTTCCAGCAATCGCTGGTCCTTGGGAATACCTCGCATTATCCAGTGAATCCCAGCTTGATGATCGGCGATTACGTGACACCTGGTAACGGCATATCCTCCCAAACTTATCGGCAATGATCAATGGCGAAATCATTTTACGGTGACTATTCCCAGACGGCGAAACAATCTAGCAATCGACACAACGGTAGCAATAGCGACCACATCTGCAACAGCAAACAGTGTTGCAAGATGGTGTATAATTCTCCAGCAAGCAAACTACGAC
This sequence is a window from Augochlora pura isolate Apur16 chromosome 9, APUR_v2.2.1, whole genome shotgun sequence. Protein-coding genes within it:
- the Pli gene encoding E3 ubiquitin-protein ligase pellino isoform X1; the encoded protein is MPVTKRIPCPLRSDGGSSESPLLVEEGETVGAPHSPRSKHNHSHSHANPHRSHSYRHEKPKQLVKYGELVILGYNGFLPPGDRGRRRSKFVLFRRPAPNGVKRSKHYIVKTPHSSQAILNTKQHSISYTLSRNQAVIVEYTEDEGTDMFQVGRSSESPIDFVVMDTCAGGSDGSNEGRVAQSTISRFACRILADRADPRIARIYAAGFDSSRNIFLGEKATKWQENREIDGLTTNGVLIMHPRGQFCGGEAQCGFWREVSVGGGVFSLRESRSAQQKGNVVEDENNILQDGTLIDLCGATLLWRSAEGLAKSPTKHDLEELVDAINAGRPQCPVGLNTLVIPRKAAADSTQQQPYVYLKCGHVQGHHDWGQEKDKATRRCPMCLVAGSVVKLSMGIEPAFYVDCGPPTYAFRPCGHMATEKTVKYWEKVAIPHGTNGYIAICPFCAVPLEGTPGYVKLIFQDNVD
- the Pli gene encoding E3 ubiquitin-protein ligase pellino isoform X2, which translates into the protein MVIRSDGGSSESPLLVEEGETVGAPHSPRSKHNHSHSHANPHRSHSYRHEKPKQLVKYGELVILGYNGFLPPGDRGRRRSKFVLFRRPAPNGVKRSKHYIVKTPHSSQAILNTKQHSISYTLSRNQAVIVEYTEDEGTDMFQVGRSSESPIDFVVMDTCAGGSDGSNEGRVAQSTISRFACRILADRADPRIARIYAAGFDSSRNIFLGEKATKWQENREIDGLTTNGVLIMHPRGQFCGGEAQCGFWREVSVGGGVFSLRESRSAQQKGNVVEDENNILQDGTLIDLCGATLLWRSAEGLAKSPTKHDLEELVDAINAGRPQCPVGLNTLVIPRKAAADSTQQQPYVYLKCGHVQGHHDWGQEKDKATRRCPMCLVAGSVVKLSMGIEPAFYVDCGPPTYAFRPCGHMATEKTVKYWEKVAIPHGTNGYIAICPFCAVPLEGTPGYVKLIFQDNVD
- the LOC144474757 gene encoding putative RNA-binding protein Luc7-like 2 isoform X2, with the protein product MPVLLKKFPSTLDVCADCSFIVIALSCQAERCYHSRMDLGECPQIHDLALRADYEAAQKKKDHFYDIDAMEHLQNFIADCDRRTEQAKQRLAETQEELSAEVAAKANNVHVLAEEIGKKLAKAEQLGEEGFVEESMKLMGEIDELRKKKNEAEQEYRNSMPASSYQQQKLRVCEVCSAYLGIHDNDRRLADHFGGKLHLGFIKIREKLAELQKTVEERRKEKRESLLDRRRDRDRDDRDRDRDRSDRRGGLGYREKDRERDRERDRDRDRERDRDRDRDRERDRDRERDRDRERDRDRDRDRERRDRDRRKSRSRSRSRGKRSKRSRSSSRNRRSRSRRSGSNDRKR
- the LOC144474757 gene encoding putative RNA-binding protein Alsin2 isoform X1, with protein sequence MTAHDQMRAMLDQLMGTGRNGENNKFQVKYSDPKVCKSFLLACCPHEILSSTRMDLGECPQIHDLALRADYEAAQKKKDHFYDIDAMEHLQNFIADCDRRTEQAKQRLAETQEELSAEVAAKANNVHVLAEEIGKKLAKAEQLGEEGFVEESMKLMGEIDELRKKKNEAEQEYRNSMPASSYQQQKLRVCEVCSAYLGIHDNDRRLADHFGGKLHLGFIKIREKLAELQKTVEERRKEKRESLLDRRRDRDRDDRDRDRDRSDRRGGLGYREKDRERDRERDRDRDRERDRDRDRDRERDRDRERDRDRERDRDRDRDRERRDRDRRKSRSRSRSRGKRSKRSRSSSRNRRSRSRRSGSNDRKR
- the LOC144474757 gene encoding putative RNA-binding protein Luc7-like 2 isoform X3 translates to MDLGECPQIHDLALRADYEAAQKKKDHFYDIDAMEHLQNFIADCDRRTEQAKQRLAETQEELSAEVAAKANNVHVLAEEIGKKLAKAEQLGEEGFVEESMKLMGEIDELRKKKNEAEQEYRNSMPASSYQQQKLRVCEVCSAYLGIHDNDRRLADHFGGKLHLGFIKIREKLAELQKTVEERRKEKRESLLDRRRDRDRDDRDRDRDRSDRRGGLGYREKDRERDRERDRDRDRERDRDRDRDRERDRDRERDRDRERDRDRDRDRERRDRDRRKSRSRSRSRGKRSKRSRSSSRNRRSRSRRSGSNDRKR
- the Art4 gene encoding arginine methyltransferase 4 isoform X2, with product MAKLFRTVTVSTLSNNGQSTPSYNKPVTLSINYDPQGLSMEFLAADQNGRDKITLLEFPVTPSTECSRVSSRSYVFTLETDSILITLANETDFRNFHSQILKLKNGKGVSAFNERTEESSAMQYFQFYGYLSQQQNMMQDYIRTSTYQRAILGNLSDFKDKVVLDVGAGSGILSFFAVQAGAKKVYAVEASNMANHAELLVAANNLSDKIIVIAGKIEEIELPELVDCIVSEPMGYMLYNERMLETYLHAKKWLQPGGRMFPLRGDLHIAPFSDENLYMEQFNKANFWYQTCFHGVDLSAMRNNAIKEYFRQPIVDTFDIRICMAKSIRHIVDFQTANETDLHRIEIDVDFHILESGTCHGLAFWFDVAFIGSTQQVWLSTAPTEPLTHWYQVRCLLENPLFCKSGQLLSGKVILIANKRQSYDVTIDLKLEGTNMESSSNTLDLKNPYFRYTGAAAQPPPGLNNTSPSESYWTTLDAQGARQAVNMVNGMSVNGLGEVSMDATAVNPGNLLAIGGQPNIHPGSISSTGRGRVSGTATSTQAAQLIGGGITPNMFTSPATIGQQIEGKRKNASE
- the Art4 gene encoding arginine methyltransferase 4 isoform X1, whose translation is MAKLFRTVTVSTLSNNGQSTPSYNKPVTLSINYDPQGLSMEFLAADQNGRDKITLLEFPVTPSTECSRVSSRSYVFTLETDSILITLANETDFRNFHSQILKLKNGKGVSAFNERTEESSAMQYFQFYGYLSQQQNMMQDYIRTSTYQRAILGNLSDFKDKVVLDVGAGSGILSFFAVQAGAKKVYAVEASNMANHAELLVAANNLSDKIIVIAGKIEEIELPELVDCIVSEPMGYMLYNERMLETYLHAKKWLQPGGRMFPLRGDLHIAPFSDENLYMEQFNKANFWYQTCFHGVDLSAMRNNAIKEYFRQPIVDTFDIRICMAKSIRHIVDFQTANETDLHRIEIDVDFHILESGTCHGLAFWFDVAFIGSTQQVWLSTAPTEPLTHWYQVRCLLENPLFCKSGQLLSGKVILIANKRQSYDVTIDLKLEGTNMESSSNTLDLKNPYFRYTGAAAQPPPGLNNTSPSESYWTTLDAQGARQAVNMVNGMSVNGLGEVSMDATAVNPGNLLAIGGQPNIHPGSISSTGRGRVSGTATSTQAAQLIGGGITPNMFTSPATQSLVLGNTSHYPVNPSLMIGDYVTPGNGISSQTYRQ